The following proteins come from a genomic window of Pseudomonas sp. J452:
- a CDS encoding methyl-accepting chemotaxis protein, with protein MFSLILAASVLFTMLAAWLLSRSITQPLAQLAESAQRIAGGDLTQPVSAEGADEVTQVQRSLGGMQNTLRETLQSIQNSATQLASAAEELHAVTEDSSRGITRQNDEIEMAATAVTEMSAAVDEVARNANHTSDSSREAEETAEAGRQKVSTTRSTIEQLSQRLQHTSTTITRLAEEAIAIGRVLEVIRTIAEQTNLLALNAAIEAARAGDQGRGFAVVADEVRALAQRTQTSTQEIERMISAIQSASRESVDAMGQSSEYASRSSDMASEADSALEVIAQRVSLINEMNLVIASAAEEQAQVAREVDRNLVAIRDIAAQNATGAHQTSVASDELARLASDLNGMVQRFRL; from the coding sequence ATCTTCAGCCTGATTCTCGCGGCCAGCGTGCTGTTCACCATGCTGGCCGCCTGGCTGCTCAGTCGCAGCATCACCCAGCCGCTGGCGCAGCTGGCCGAGTCGGCGCAGCGTATCGCCGGCGGCGACCTCACCCAGCCGGTCAGCGCCGAGGGTGCCGACGAGGTAACCCAGGTGCAGCGTTCGCTCGGCGGCATGCAGAACACCCTGCGCGAGACCCTGCAGAGCATCCAGAACTCGGCCACCCAGCTGGCCTCGGCGGCTGAAGAGCTGCACGCGGTCACCGAAGACTCGTCCAGGGGCATCACCCGGCAGAACGACGAAATCGAGATGGCCGCCACGGCAGTGACCGAGATGTCGGCGGCGGTGGATGAGGTGGCGCGCAACGCCAACCACACCTCCGACTCCTCGCGTGAGGCGGAAGAGACTGCCGAGGCCGGGCGGCAGAAGGTCAGTACCACACGCAGCACCATCGAGCAGCTCAGCCAGCGCCTGCAGCACACTTCGACCACCATCACCCGCCTGGCCGAGGAAGCCATCGCCATCGGCCGCGTGCTGGAAGTGATCCGCACCATCGCCGAACAGACCAACCTGCTGGCGCTGAATGCCGCCATCGAGGCGGCGCGCGCCGGTGATCAGGGTCGCGGTTTCGCCGTGGTCGCCGACGAGGTGCGTGCCCTGGCCCAGCGCACGCAGACCTCGACCCAGGAAATCGAGCGGATGATCAGTGCGATCCAGAGCGCCAGCCGCGAGTCGGTGGATGCCATGGGCCAGAGCAGCGAGTACGCCAGCCGCAGCAGCGACATGGCCAGCGAGGCGGACAGTGCCCTGGAAGTGATTGCCCAGCGGGTCAGCCTGATCAACGAGATGAACCTGGTGATTGCCAGCGCCGCCGAGGAGCAGGCCCAGGTGGCCCGCGAGGTGGATCGTAACCTGGTGGCGATCCGCGATATCGCCGCGCAGAACGCCACCGGCGCGCACCAGACCTCGGTGGCCAGCGACGAGCTGGCGCGCCTGGCCAGCGACCTCAACGGCATGGTGCAACGCTTCCGCCTGTAG
- a CDS encoding nucleoside recognition domain-containing protein, with the protein MLNGLWLGFFVVATLAALVRWMGGDVAVWAAMVESLFAMAKVSVELMVVLFGTLTLWLGFLRIAEKAGLVDLLGRALGPLFARLMPDVPRGHPALGFITLNFAANGLGLDNAATPIGLKAMKALQELNPSATVASNAQILFLVLNASSLTLLPVSIFMYRVQQGADDPTLVFLPILLATSASTLAGLLAVALMQRLRLWDPVVLAYLIPGALLLGGFMALLGGLSATALAALSSLLGNLVLFGLILLFLLVGWLRKVPVYETFVEGAKEGFDVAKSLLPYLVAMLCAIGVLRASGALDFGLDGIRSLIEWLGWDTRFVDALPTALVKPFSGSAARAMLIETMQTHGVDSFPALVAATIQGSTETTFYVLAVYFGAVGIQRARHAVGCALVADLAGVLAAIAVCYWFFG; encoded by the coding sequence ATGCTCAATGGCCTGTGGCTGGGATTCTTCGTGGTGGCGACACTCGCCGCGCTGGTGCGCTGGATGGGCGGCGATGTGGCGGTGTGGGCGGCCATGGTCGAGAGCCTGTTCGCCATGGCCAAGGTCTCGGTGGAGCTGATGGTGGTGCTGTTTGGCACCCTGACCCTGTGGCTGGGTTTTCTGCGCATTGCCGAGAAAGCCGGCCTGGTCGACCTGCTCGGCCGTGCCCTCGGCCCGCTGTTCGCGCGGCTGATGCCGGATGTACCGCGTGGCCATCCGGCGCTTGGCTTCATTACCCTCAACTTCGCCGCCAACGGCCTGGGCCTGGACAACGCCGCCACGCCGATCGGCCTCAAGGCGATGAAGGCCCTGCAGGAGCTCAATCCCAGCGCCACGGTGGCGAGCAACGCGCAGATTCTCTTCCTGGTGCTCAACGCCTCGTCGCTGACCCTGTTGCCGGTGTCGATCTTCATGTACCGCGTGCAGCAGGGCGCCGACGACCCGACCCTGGTATTCCTGCCGATCCTCCTGGCCACCAGCGCCTCGACCCTGGCCGGCCTGCTGGCGGTGGCGCTGATGCAGCGCCTGCGCCTGTGGGACCCGGTAGTGCTGGCCTACCTGATTCCTGGAGCCTTGTTATTGGGCGGCTTCATGGCCCTGCTCGGCGGGCTGTCCGCCACGGCCCTGGCGGCGCTGTCGTCGTTGCTCGGCAACCTGGTGCTGTTCGGCCTGATTCTGCTGTTCCTGCTGGTCGGCTGGCTGCGCAAGGTGCCGGTCTACGAAACCTTCGTCGAAGGAGCGAAGGAAGGCTTCGACGTGGCCAAGAGCCTACTGCCCTACCTGGTTGCCATGCTCTGCGCGATCGGCGTGCTGCGTGCCTCCGGTGCCCTGGACTTTGGCCTGGACGGCATCCGCAGCCTGATCGAGTGGCTGGGCTGGGACACCCGCTTCGTCGATGCCCTGCCCACCGCCCTGGTCAAGCCGTTCTCCGGCAGCGCGGCGCGCGCCATGCTGATCGAGACCATGCAGACCCATGGCGTCGACAGCTTCCCGGCCCTGGTCGCGGCGACCATCCAGGGCAGTACCGAGACCACCTTCTATGTGCTGGCCGTGTACTTCGGCGCGGTCGGCATCCAGCGTGCCCGTCATGCGGTGGGCTGCGCGTTGGTCGCCGACCTGGCCGGGGTGCTGGCGGCCATTGCGGTGTGCTACTGGTTCTTCGGCTGA
- a CDS encoding DUF3313 domain-containing protein: MKYPLMLSLGLTAGLLLAGCASKTTQPDQYSGFLGDYSQLQPATSASGAPVMRWVSPDYKAGNYRSVYIEKPVFYPTPKPSDQVSQAVLDEIADYLYQAMRRELQSSMTVVSQPDMDSLVLRSAITAVDVSTEGLKVYEVIPIALVLAAASTAAGTRDRTTEVYVEMEAIEARTSKPLVRVVRKGHGQDLENSSTQLTLKALKPALDVWAADARAFRP, encoded by the coding sequence ATGAAATACCCCCTCATGCTGTCCCTTGGCCTCACGGCCGGCTTGCTGCTGGCCGGTTGTGCCAGCAAAACCACCCAGCCTGACCAGTATTCGGGCTTCCTCGGCGACTACTCGCAACTGCAGCCGGCCACCTCGGCCAGTGGCGCTCCGGTGATGCGCTGGGTCTCGCCAGACTACAAGGCGGGCAACTATCGCTCGGTGTATATCGAGAAGCCGGTGTTCTATCCCACCCCGAAACCGAGCGACCAGGTCAGCCAGGCCGTGCTCGATGAAATCGCCGACTACCTGTACCAGGCCATGCGCCGTGAATTGCAAAGCAGCATGACGGTGGTCAGTCAGCCCGACATGGACAGCCTGGTGCTGCGCAGCGCGATCACCGCCGTGGACGTCTCCACCGAAGGGCTGAAGGTCTACGAAGTGATCCCGATCGCCCTGGTGCTCGCTGCCGCCAGCACCGCCGCCGGCACGCGCGACCGCACCACCGAGGTCTATGTCGAGATGGAAGCCATTGAGGCGCGCACCAGCAAGCCGCTGGTGCGTGTGGTGCGCAAGGGCCATGGCCAGGATCTGGAAAACAGCAGTACCCAGCTGACCCTGAAAGCGCTCAAGCCAGCCCTGGATGTATGGGCGGCCGATGCCCGGGCCTTCAGGCCCTGA
- a CDS encoding DUF1330 domain-containing protein, with the protein MPSLNPSREQLAAFAAQMPSGEPILMLNLLRYHAVAAYPDASTYPPCSGREAYARYSRTALAKVRGVGGEVELLAQAHVALIAPAEEAWDELLLVRYPSPEAFLSMLADAEYRAATVHRTAALADSRLIGCRAP; encoded by the coding sequence ATGCCCAGCCTCAACCCCAGCCGTGAACAATTGGCCGCCTTCGCCGCACAGATGCCCAGTGGCGAGCCCATCCTGATGCTCAACCTGCTGCGCTATCACGCTGTGGCGGCGTACCCGGATGCGTCTACCTACCCACCCTGCAGCGGGCGCGAGGCCTATGCGCGCTACAGTCGCACGGCACTGGCCAAGGTCAGGGGTGTCGGCGGTGAGGTGGAGCTGCTGGCACAGGCGCACGTGGCGCTGATCGCCCCGGCGGAGGAAGCCTGGGATGAGCTGCTGCTGGTGCGCTATCCATCCCCCGAGGCCTTTCTATCGATGCTGGCCGATGCCGAATATCGCGCCGCCACCGTACACCGCACTGCAGCCCTGGCCGACTCCCGGCTGATCGGCTGCCGGGCACCCTGA
- a CDS encoding N-acetylmuramoyl-L-alanine amidase: protein MRFTLLALTTLLLAACTGGQVIDDSFSSRSQSSRVQYIVVHYTSTDLAHSLALLTQGEVSSHYLIGDSPATVYRLVDENRRAWHAGDSAWQGRTWLNASTIGIELVNQGYEQGPHGAAWQPYSEAQIAALISLLKDLVKRHELPIDSIIGHSDIAPQRKVDPGPLFPWKRLAEAGLIRWPDAAAVAREQARFAVALPDVRWFQQQLQQLGYSTPQSGELDEATRNVLIALQMKYRPARYDGELDAESAAILQVLNQKP, encoded by the coding sequence ATGCGATTTACCCTGCTTGCCCTCACCACCCTGCTGCTGGCCGCCTGCACCGGCGGCCAGGTCATCGACGATAGCTTCAGCTCGCGCAGCCAGAGCAGCCGCGTGCAGTACATCGTGGTGCATTACACCTCCACCGACCTGGCCCATTCCCTGGCGCTGCTGACCCAGGGCGAAGTCAGCAGCCACTACCTGATCGGCGACAGCCCGGCCACCGTCTACCGTCTGGTCGACGAAAACCGTCGCGCCTGGCATGCCGGGGATAGTGCATGGCAGGGGCGCACCTGGCTGAATGCCAGCACCATCGGTATCGAGCTGGTCAATCAGGGCTATGAGCAAGGACCGCACGGTGCTGCCTGGCAGCCCTACAGCGAAGCGCAGATCGCAGCGCTGATCAGCCTGCTCAAGGACCTGGTCAAACGCCATGAGCTGCCCATCGACAGCATCATCGGCCACAGCGATATCGCCCCGCAGCGCAAGGTCGATCCGGGGCCGCTGTTTCCCTGGAAACGCCTGGCCGAGGCGGGCCTGATCCGCTGGCCGGATGCCGCCGCAGTGGCGCGTGAGCAGGCGCGCTTCGCCGTGGCGTTACCGGATGTGCGTTGGTTCCAGCAGCAGTTGCAGCAGTTGGGTTACTCGACGCCGCAGAGCGGTGAGCTGGATGAGGCCACGCGCAATGTGCTGATTGCCCTGCAGATGAAATATCGCCCGGCGCGCTACGACGGTGAGCTCGATGCAGAAAGTGCGGCGATCCTGCAGGTGCTCAACCAGAAGCCCTGA
- a CDS encoding MarC family protein, with amino-acid sequence MDIFGIAVLVFLVTDPFGNIAIFLAALKNVAPQRRMRVALRELLLALVLLMVFLTFGDKILSGLGLSREATAIAGGIILFVIAMRLIFPRPEGVLGDLPDGEPLLVPLATPAVAGPSALAVLMTLRNTHEGALWELYLAVGLAWFATAMILLQASWLQRFLGARGLTAVERLTGMLLIMLSVDMLLDNLQSVLHITP; translated from the coding sequence ATGGATATCTTCGGCATTGCCGTGCTGGTGTTTCTGGTTACCGATCCGTTCGGCAATATCGCCATCTTCCTGGCTGCGCTGAAGAACGTCGCCCCGCAGCGGCGCATGCGCGTGGCGCTGCGTGAGCTGCTGCTGGCCCTGGTGCTGCTGATGGTATTTCTCACCTTCGGCGACAAGATCCTCAGCGGCCTCGGTTTGTCGCGCGAGGCCACGGCGATTGCCGGTGGCATCATCCTGTTCGTGATTGCCATGCGCCTGATCTTCCCGCGGCCCGAGGGTGTGCTCGGCGATCTACCGGATGGCGAGCCGCTGCTGGTGCCTTTGGCCACGCCCGCGGTAGCCGGCCCGTCGGCCCTGGCGGTGCTGATGACCCTGCGCAATACCCACGAAGGCGCGTTGTGGGAGCTGTACCTGGCGGTCGGGTTGGCCTGGTTCGCCACGGCCATGATTCTGCTGCAGGCATCCTGGCTGCAGCGTTTCCTTGGCGCCCGGGGTCTCACTGCGGTAGAGCGCCTGACCGGCATGCTGCTGATCATGCTCAGCGTCGACATGCTTTTGGACAACCTGCAAAGCGTGTTACACATCACCCCCTGA
- a CDS encoding DASH family cryptochrome — protein MHRQLLWFKQDLRLDDHPALQAAMDAERVLPLFILDPALLQPGPFGCRRMGVHRARFLLESLTALNAELRQRGSGLLVLHGRAEQLIPQLVEQFSLQEVLTLDEIAPEERSQLDAVRQALGCVPLRVLPGNHLLRSEELPCSLEQLPQVYSQFRELVEQRLPVFQPRPAPARLPALPENAEMQFAPLPSLSQLGLGEPLSVANSAFPFSGGEPAAQARLRDYLWQRQGVRQYKDTRNGLIGSEYSSKFSPWLANGSLSARRVVAELRRHESQFGRNDSTHWLWLEMLWRDFFRWTLVRHGSALFQAAGLKATARAPQQLDQRFSLWCQGRTGMPLVDANMRELLSTGFMSNRGRQVVASYLVNDLQQDWRHGAAWFEEHLLDYDPASNWGNWAYLAGVGSDPRHGRMFNALRQARQYDPDATYVSLWLPELRSVPQHLRHTPFLLSHLQLDAMGYPRLEQIPEQWKPYMPDAA, from the coding sequence ATGCACCGCCAGTTGCTCTGGTTCAAACAGGATCTGCGCCTCGATGACCACCCGGCGCTTCAAGCTGCCATGGATGCCGAGCGCGTGCTGCCGCTGTTCATCCTCGACCCGGCCCTGCTCCAGCCGGGGCCATTCGGCTGCCGGCGGATGGGCGTGCACCGTGCGCGCTTCCTCCTGGAAAGCCTCACCGCCCTCAACGCGGAGCTGCGCCAGCGTGGCTCCGGCCTGCTGGTCCTGCATGGCCGCGCCGAGCAGCTGATTCCGCAGCTGGTCGAGCAATTCAGCCTGCAGGAAGTGCTGACCCTCGACGAAATCGCTCCCGAAGAACGCAGCCAGCTCGACGCGGTGCGCCAGGCGCTCGGCTGTGTGCCACTGCGCGTGCTACCAGGCAACCATCTGCTGCGCAGTGAGGAGCTGCCCTGCAGCCTGGAACAGCTGCCGCAGGTCTACAGCCAGTTCCGCGAGCTGGTCGAACAGCGCCTGCCGGTGTTCCAGCCGCGCCCGGCACCGGCACGCCTGCCGGCCCTGCCGGAAAACGCCGAAATGCAGTTCGCGCCACTGCCCAGCCTGTCGCAGCTGGGCCTGGGTGAGCCGCTCAGCGTGGCCAACAGTGCCTTCCCCTTCTCCGGTGGCGAGCCCGCCGCCCAGGCACGGCTGCGCGACTACCTGTGGCAACGCCAGGGCGTGCGCCAGTACAAGGACACCCGCAACGGTCTGATCGGCAGCGAGTACTCGTCGAAGTTCTCGCCCTGGTTGGCCAACGGCAGCCTGTCCGCGCGCCGGGTGGTGGCCGAGCTGCGCCGCCACGAATCGCAGTTCGGGCGCAACGACTCGACCCATTGGCTGTGGCTGGAAATGCTCTGGCGCGACTTCTTCCGCTGGACCCTGGTGCGTCATGGCAGCGCGCTGTTCCAGGCCGCTGGGCTGAAAGCCACGGCGCGCGCACCGCAGCAGCTCGACCAGCGTTTCAGCCTATGGTGCCAGGGGCGCACCGGCATGCCGCTGGTGGATGCCAACATGCGTGAGCTGCTGAGTACCGGCTTCATGTCCAATCGCGGCCGCCAGGTGGTGGCCAGCTACCTGGTCAATGACCTGCAGCAGGACTGGCGCCACGGCGCGGCCTGGTTCGAAGAGCATCTGCTGGATTACGACCCGGCCAGCAACTGGGGTAACTGGGCCTACCTGGCCGGTGTGGGCAGCGACCCGCGCCACGGACGCATGTTCAACGCCCTGCGCCAGGCCCGTCAGTATGACCCGGATGCGACCTATGTCAGCCTCTGGCTGCCGGAGCTGCGCAGCGTGCCGCAGCACCTGCGCCACACTCCGTTCCTGCTGTCACATCTGCAGCTGGACGCCATGGGCTATCCGCGCCTGGAACAGATCCCCGAGCAGTGGAAGCCTTATATGCCGGACGCCGCCTAG
- a CDS encoding GGDEF domain-containing protein — protein sequence MTDDAQRWKAKYLDSLEQQEQLERRWDARLDLLRRGLVRSSLAAEGSDKAVDQCMQELREIIRGEQMDAGLSALIPRLEKAVLDSEQRRQQRVEQNVAGITGLTQQLLALELPREVRRALKQFAKRIDERASQPREMPALLAELSSLQQKVLAVLGSDQVARPGLLQRLFGGRDEAPMSDKAAPGNEVAETGDEVALPQSLDEDDQPAAPAAPAAPAASAQPVSQPLAAASAVVASAVGSEPVAPAPAVTSLTPALDSLPLEARVFSGGDDPAYALPEPAEPGYSAVAPHVAESLLGLLDELELPLRHQPQGEELRARMQGGLNWYELVPVLDDLAVLVLAVTDSGQREFAGYLKQLNERLAAFLGTLSEAHEGYSESLESARSFNQELREQVSGLQASVQEAADLESLKQALEARLDGLLSTVSEHQRQRDGHEDEVAERLQALAQKVAEMEEEAQSFRDHLEEQRQKALIDPLTGLANRAGWSERLELEVARWQRYGGELLLAVLDIDHFKRINDGYGHLAGDKVLKIIAGELNKRLRKTDFIARFGGEEFVLLIPATPLEGGAQLLQTLLSAIEHCPFHFRGERVTITLSAGLTAFAVGESSDAVFERADQALYRAKRGGRNRIEQD from the coding sequence ATGACCGATGATGCCCAGCGCTGGAAAGCCAAATACCTCGATAGCCTGGAACAACAGGAACAGCTCGAGCGCCGCTGGGACGCCCGCCTCGATCTGCTGCGCCGTGGTCTGGTGCGCAGCTCGCTGGCAGCTGAAGGTTCGGACAAGGCGGTCGACCAGTGTATGCAGGAGCTGCGCGAGATCATCCGTGGTGAACAGATGGATGCCGGTTTGTCCGCCCTGATCCCGCGCCTGGAAAAGGCCGTGCTCGACTCCGAGCAGCGCCGTCAGCAACGGGTCGAGCAGAACGTCGCCGGGATCACCGGGCTGACCCAGCAGCTGCTGGCCCTGGAGCTGCCCCGTGAGGTGCGCCGGGCGCTCAAGCAATTCGCCAAGCGCATCGATGAGCGGGCCAGTCAGCCACGCGAGATGCCGGCCTTGCTGGCCGAGCTGAGCAGCCTGCAGCAGAAGGTGCTGGCGGTGCTGGGCAGCGATCAGGTGGCCCGGCCCGGCCTGTTGCAGCGCCTTTTCGGGGGGCGCGATGAGGCGCCGATGTCGGACAAGGCGGCGCCCGGCAATGAAGTCGCCGAGACTGGCGATGAAGTTGCTCTACCGCAGTCCCTCGACGAGGATGATCAGCCCGCTGCGCCCGCTGCGCCCGCTGCGCCCGCTGCATCGGCGCAGCCAGTCAGCCAGCCGCTGGCGGCGGCCAGCGCTGTTGTGGCGTCTGCAGTTGGCTCGGAGCCGGTCGCACCTGCGCCGGCTGTAACCAGTCTCACGCCCGCTCTGGACAGTCTGCCGCTGGAGGCGCGGGTGTTCAGCGGCGGTGATGATCCGGCCTATGCCCTGCCCGAACCAGCCGAGCCTGGCTACAGCGCCGTGGCGCCGCATGTTGCGGAGAGCCTGCTTGGCCTGCTCGATGAGCTGGAGCTGCCGCTGCGTCACCAGCCCCAGGGCGAAGAGCTGCGTGCGCGCATGCAGGGCGGTCTGAACTGGTACGAGCTGGTCCCGGTGCTGGATGATCTGGCCGTACTGGTGCTGGCCGTCACCGACAGTGGCCAGCGCGAGTTCGCCGGTTACCTCAAACAGCTCAACGAGCGCCTGGCGGCCTTTCTCGGCACCCTCAGCGAAGCCCACGAGGGCTACAGCGAGTCGCTCGAAAGCGCGCGCAGCTTCAATCAGGAGCTGCGTGAGCAGGTCAGCGGCCTGCAGGCCAGCGTGCAGGAGGCGGCCGATCTGGAAAGCCTCAAGCAGGCCCTGGAGGCGCGCCTCGACGGTTTGCTCAGCACGGTTTCCGAGCACCAGCGCCAGCGTGATGGTCATGAGGATGAGGTAGCCGAGCGCCTGCAGGCGCTGGCGCAGAAAGTCGCGGAGATGGAGGAGGAAGCCCAGAGTTTCCGCGACCACCTCGAAGAGCAGCGGCAGAAGGCCCTGATCGACCCACTGACCGGACTGGCCAACCGCGCTGGCTGGAGCGAGCGTCTGGAGCTGGAGGTGGCACGCTGGCAGCGTTACGGCGGCGAGCTGCTGCTGGCGGTGCTGGACATCGACCACTTCAAGCGAATCAACGATGGCTATGGCCACCTGGCCGGCGACAAGGTGCTGAAGATCATCGCCGGCGAGCTGAACAAGCGCCTGCGCAAGACCGATTTCATTGCCCGTTTCGGTGGCGAGGAGTTCGTCCTGCTGATTCCGGCTACCCCGCTGGAGGGTGGTGCGCAGCTATTGCAGACCCTGCTGTCGGCAATCGAGCACTGCCCGTTCCACTTCCGTGGCGAGCGGGTGACCATCACCCTGTCTGCCGGGCTGACTGCTTTCGCCGTTGGCGAGAGCAGTGACGCGGTATTCGAGCGCGCCGACCAGGCGCTGTACCGGGCCAAGCGCGGCGGGCGCAATCGCATCGAGCAGGACTAG
- a CDS encoding endonuclease/exonuclease/phosphatase family protein, with translation MLRRWSSGRSIGLHQPQVNGRCPDSVGPPCSGLLRLLSFNIQVGISTERYRHYLTRGWQHLLPHPGRAGNLQKIGALLGDYDLVALQEVDGGSLRSGFVNQVEHLAELGAFPYWYQQLNRNLGRLAQHSNGMLSRWQPQQLEDHPLPGPPGRGAILLRFGEGAEALVVVVMHLALGARTRTRQLAYIRELIGGYRHQILMGDMNTHATDLLQHSPLRDLGLLAPQVEATFPSWRPQRCLDHILLSPGLAVERVAVLSQPISDHLPVAIDIRLPVGLTGAPATTLKTLTTGSPP, from the coding sequence ATGCTGCGCCGCTGGAGTTCCGGGCGTTCGATCGGTCTGCACCAACCGCAGGTCAACGGTCGTTGCCCGGACTCCGTCGGCCCGCCATGCAGCGGTCTGCTGCGCCTGCTCAGTTTCAATATCCAGGTCGGCATCAGCACCGAGCGTTACCGCCACTACCTGACCCGCGGCTGGCAGCATCTGCTGCCGCACCCGGGGCGGGCCGGCAATCTGCAGAAGATCGGTGCCCTGCTTGGTGACTACGACCTGGTCGCCCTGCAGGAAGTCGATGGCGGCAGCCTGCGCTCCGGCTTCGTCAACCAGGTCGAGCACCTCGCCGAACTCGGCGCCTTCCCCTACTGGTATCAGCAGCTCAATCGCAACCTGGGTCGCCTGGCCCAGCACAGCAATGGCATGCTCAGTCGCTGGCAGCCGCAGCAACTGGAAGACCATCCCCTTCCCGGGCCACCGGGGCGCGGCGCCATCCTGCTGCGTTTTGGCGAAGGAGCGGAGGCGCTGGTGGTGGTGGTCATGCACCTGGCCTTGGGCGCGCGTACCCGCACCCGCCAGCTGGCCTATATCCGCGAGCTGATTGGCGGCTACCGGCACCAGATCCTTATGGGTGACATGAACACCCACGCTACCGATCTGCTGCAGCACTCGCCGCTGCGCGACCTCGGTCTGCTGGCCCCGCAGGTTGAGGCGACTTTCCCGAGCTGGCGGCCACAGCGCTGTCTCGATCATATTCTGCTCAGCCCCGGCCTGGCCGTGGAACGGGTGGCGGTGCTCAGCCAGCCGATTTCCGATCACCTGCCGGTGGCCATAGATATTCGCTTGCCGGTCGGGCTGACCGGTGCGCCGGCTACTACGCTGAAGACGCTTACCACTGGATCGCCCCCATGA
- a CDS encoding thiol:disulfide interchange protein DsbA/DsbL, with product MRNLMLSAAIASLSLFSFGVQAESVEAEPVKAGQHYVELQKPVPVSQPGKIEVVELFWYGCPHCYQLEPTLNAWVEKLPSDVHFTRVPALFGRTWDIHGQLYITLDLMKVEQRVHKAVFDAIHKQGKELKDPEEMADFLAEQGVDRDSFLNTYNSFAVKGQMAKAKQLAKAYQITGVPVLIVNGKYRFDVRSAGGEKQLLQVANYLIDKERAAR from the coding sequence ATGCGTAACCTGATGCTCAGTGCTGCTATCGCCAGCCTCAGCCTGTTCAGTTTTGGTGTTCAGGCCGAATCGGTTGAAGCCGAACCGGTCAAGGCCGGCCAGCACTATGTCGAGTTGCAGAAGCCGGTCCCGGTCTCCCAGCCAGGCAAGATCGAGGTGGTTGAACTGTTCTGGTACGGTTGCCCGCATTGCTACCAACTCGAGCCGACCCTCAATGCCTGGGTCGAGAAGCTGCCATCCGACGTCCACTTCACTCGTGTACCGGCCCTGTTCGGCCGTACCTGGGATATCCATGGCCAGCTGTACATCACCCTGGACCTGATGAAGGTCGAGCAGCGTGTGCACAAGGCCGTGTTCGATGCCATCCACAAGCAAGGCAAGGAACTGAAGGATCCGGAAGAAATGGCCGACTTCCTCGCCGAGCAGGGTGTCGATCGCGACTCCTTCCTCAACACCTACAATTCCTTTGCCGTGAAGGGCCAGATGGCCAAGGCCAAGCAACTGGCCAAGGCCTATCAGATCACGGGCGTACCGGTGCTGATCGTCAACGGCAAATACCGTTTCGATGTGCGTTCTGCTGGTGGTGAGAAACAGCTGCTGCAGGTCGCCAATTACCTTATCGACAAAGAGCGTGCCGCTCGCTGA
- a CDS encoding c-type cytochrome, translated as MNKVLVTLLLSLGLSSAAYAAGGAALVGDAEAGKTKTAVCGACHGADGNSAAPNFPKLAGQGEKYLLKQLQDVKSGKRQVVEMTGLLTNLSDQDLADIAAYYASQSMSVGAADPALVARGAELFRGGKLEEGMPACTGCHSPDGAGNATAGFPKLGGQHGAYVAKQLTDFREGNRTNDGDTLIMRAIAAKLSNKDIAAVSSYIQGLH; from the coding sequence ATGAACAAAGTACTCGTGACTCTGCTGTTGAGCCTGGGCCTCTCCTCCGCAGCATATGCTGCTGGTGGCGCCGCGCTGGTTGGCGATGCCGAAGCCGGCAAGACGAAAACCGCCGTGTGTGGCGCGTGCCACGGGGCTGACGGCAACAGCGCCGCCCCGAACTTCCCGAAACTGGCTGGCCAGGGCGAGAAGTACCTGCTCAAGCAGCTGCAGGATGTGAAGTCCGGCAAGCGCCAGGTCGTCGAAATGACCGGTCTGCTGACCAACCTCAGTGATCAGGACTTGGCCGACATCGCGGCCTACTACGCCAGCCAGAGCATGAGTGTCGGCGCTGCCGATCCGGCGCTGGTTGCCCGTGGTGCCGAACTGTTCCGCGGCGGCAAGCTGGAAGAAGGCATGCCAGCCTGCACCGGTTGCCACTCGCCAGACGGCGCGGGTAATGCAACCGCCGGCTTCCCCAAGCTGGGTGGCCAGCATGGCGCCTACGTGGCCAAGCAGCTGACCGACTTCCGCGAAGGCAACCGCACCAACGATGGCGATACGCTGATCATGCGGGCCATCGCTGCCAAGCTGAGCAACAAGGATATCGCTGCGGTATCCAGCTACATCCAGGGCCTGCACTAA
- a CDS encoding c-type cytochrome, protein MKKVLIAVAALCALSANVQAAQDAEAVYAKACAACHDGQLPTAPKRGDKAAWEPRLAKGMDALVASVTNGLTAMPPRGLCMDCTAEDYQAVIKVMSE, encoded by the coding sequence ATGAAAAAAGTATTGATCGCAGTAGCTGCACTTTGCGCCCTGTCCGCTAATGTACAGGCTGCACAGGATGCCGAGGCGGTATACGCCAAGGCGTGCGCGGCCTGCCACGATGGACAATTGCCAACGGCGCCCAAGCGTGGCGACAAGGCAGCCTGGGAGCCACGTCTGGCCAAGGGCATGGACGCGCTGGTAGCCAGCGTGACCAATGGTTTGACTGCCATGCCACCGCGTGGTTTGTGCATGGACTGCACTGCAGAGGACTACCAGGCCGTCATCAAGGTGATGAGCGAGTAA